Below is a genomic region from Acidimicrobiia bacterium.
ACCGCATCTTCGAGCGTGCAGAGGCCATCAAGGTGTGCCGCAAGCTGGCCATAGCCCAACGCTCGCTTAGCGGTTCGAGAAGGCTCCAAAGCCATGACCTCAGCCACTTCGTCGAGAAAACCTTCATCGAGCTGCTTTTGATAGCGCTCGGCAATGCGCCGGTCTACTAACTCTCGGCTAAGCCTCAGCCCAACCTGGGTAAAGGGGGTCGGCGGGTAAGCATCTATGCCGGGGCCAAAGGCAGAAAAAGGCCGTCCAGCCCCCACCGTGACCTCCAAGGCCCGCAATATCCGGCGCCGGTTAGAGGGCTCCATACGGCCGGCCGCCAGCGGGTCAAGGGTCAACAAGCGTTGATACAACACCTCGATGTCGCTTTCGGTTTCTAACTCGGCTCGTGTTTCAGGAAACTGCCCCGGGATGTCGAGGTCGTCGACCACTGAGCGAACGTGCAGGCCGGTGCCGCCCACCAACACTGCTCGCTTACCCCGTGTTTCTATATCAGCAATGGCCTGTTGGGCAGCCCTTTGAAATTGCGACACCGTGAACTCCTCTGTGGGAGCCGCTAAATCGATCAAATGGTGCGGCACCGCCGCTTGTTCCTCTGCTGTTGGAGTAGCGGTGCCAATATTCATGTGCCGATAAAGCGCCATGGAATCCATGGAAACCAACTCAACGTTTGGGCGCAGTTGAGCCAAAGCAAAAGCTAACGAAGACTTCCCCGAAGCAGTGGTACCCAGAATTACTAAATGGCCGTTGGCAACAACCATGATTAAGCAGCGGCCACCGGAATACGACGGCGGTGGCGAGGGTCGGCGGTTACTTCTTTCAACTCGCCTATTAAGTAAAAGTTGCCCGCATCAATAATCTCAACGTCGGCATAAGCACCCACCCGCAAGCCAGGGGCCGCCGGCAAGTTAACCATCTTGTTTTGACGGGTACGTCCCGTTACTTGATTCGGTTCACGCTTAGCCGGGCCTCCGATGATCACCGACTCCACCCGGCCCACCCGGGCCGCATGGGTAAGGGCCGACGATCGACTCAAGACCGTTCGCAACCGTTCGTAACGGTCCACGCTCACCGCATGGTCAACAAACTGGTCGGTCATTTCTGCCGCCTCGGTACCCGGTCGAGGCGAAAAAATATAGGTGTAGGCAGCGTCAAAACCGACTTCGGCTATTAGCGCCAAGGTTTCTACAAAATCGTCTTCAGTTTCGCCTGGGAAACCCACAATCAAGTCGGTGCTAACGGCCAAGTCTTCAATGGTGGCCCGGGCTTCGTTTAGCCGTTCTAAATAACGTTCAGCGGTGTAACCGCGATGCATGGCCGCCAACACCCGGTCGCTCCCCGACTGCAAAGGCAAGTGCAGGTGTTCGCAGACCTCGGGCACTTCGGCCATGGCGGCAATGGTCTCCGGGCGTAAATCTTTGGGATGAGGACTGACAAAGCGCACCCGTTCGATGCCCTCAACTTGGCCGGCGGCCCGTAAGAGATCAGCAAACAACGGGCGCGGGCGGCGGGTCTGATCTTGAGCCCATAGTTGGCCTGCTTCAGTTTGGTCGGTGTCGCTCGGAGCCTCGGGCCGTAAACGTAAAGTGAGGTCACGGCCATAAGAGTTTACGTTTTGCCCCAACAAGGTTATTTCGGTTACCCCGTCGCCAGATAGGTCTTCCATCTCAGACACCAGTTGACCAAAG
It encodes:
- the miaA gene encoding tRNA (adenosine(37)-N6)-dimethylallyltransferase MiaA, producing MVVANGHLVILGTTASGKSSLAFALAQLRPNVELVSMDSMALYRHMNIGTATPTAEEQAAVPHHLIDLAAPTEEFTVSQFQRAAQQAIADIETRGKRAVLVGGTGLHVRSVVDDLDIPGQFPETRAELETESDIEVLYQRLLTLDPLAAGRMEPSNRRRILRALEVTVGAGRPFSAFGPGIDAYPPTPFTQVGLRLSRELVDRRIAERYQKQLDEGFLDEVAEVMALEPSRTAKRALGYGQLAAHLDGLCTLEDAVAEAVRDTRRFARRQERWFRRDPRIEWLDVQESSQEVLEKVLLRFDELANH
- a CDS encoding MiaB/RimO family radical SAM methylthiotransferase, which translates into the protein MNEHDSERIAGLLEADGLTRAVSEDEADIIVLNTCCIRENADNKLYGALGNLKVLKEKRPHVQVAVGGCLAQKDRDLIQQRAGHVDVVFGTHNVHRAVELLDEARQNGSVIEILEEVVRGDAELFPSALPTRRDEDHSAWVTLQIGCDNSCAFCIVPSVRGPEISRPFGQLVSEMEDLSGDGVTEITLLGQNVNSYGRDLTLRLRPEAPSDTDQTEAGQLWAQDQTRRPRPLFADLLRAAGQVEGIERVRFVSPHPKDLRPETIAAMAEVPEVCEHLHLPLQSGSDRVLAAMHRGYTAERYLERLNEARATIEDLAVSTDLIVGFPGETEDDFVETLALIAEVGFDAAYTYIFSPRPGTEAAEMTDQFVDHAVSVDRYERLRTVLSRSSALTHAARVGRVESVIIGGPAKREPNQVTGRTRQNKMVNLPAAPGLRVGAYADVEIIDAGNFYLIGELKEVTADPRHRRRIPVAAA